One Bdellovibrio bacteriovorus str. Tiberius DNA segment encodes these proteins:
- a CDS encoding KH domain-containing protein — MSGLKEIKVIRKRPEISPNQDQDRENGRSLLETLIRGLVDYPDTVSVTYMVGDKTTVYKVECDQKCLGQVIGCKGKNISGIRAVLSATLARKGIRAIVEIPYFVVEA, encoded by the coding sequence ATGTCTGGCCTTAAAGAGATCAAAGTCATTCGTAAAAGACCTGAGATCAGCCCTAACCAGGACCAAGATCGAGAGAATGGACGAAGTCTGCTAGAGACTTTGATCCGAGGTCTGGTCGATTATCCTGACACGGTTTCTGTAACATATATGGTGGGCGACAAGACGACTGTATATAAAGTCGAATGCGATCAGAAGTGCCTGGGGCAGGTGATCGGTTGCAAAGGCAAGAACATCAGCGGCATTCGCGCGGTTCTTTCAGCAACATTGGCCCGAAAAGGCATCCGGGCCATCGTGGAAATTCCTTACTTTGTGGTTGAAGCCTAA
- a CDS encoding HutD family protein, translating into MIQLLKSSSYQRMPWKNGLGVTDQIDLAASEIKSSQPYAWRLSSALVAASNPFSIFEGYNRLLSVVEGDGLILNQNPLLPLQVCEFSGDDHTDCQLIGSPVRDLGLIFNPKTHRARMQFHTLPNVSESVFSLREEIQFFYVVQGKMRMAGQTAEAQDCFKLTQETQVKIQNTGSETLGYYQISLSHI; encoded by the coding sequence ATGATTCAACTTCTGAAAAGCTCAAGCTATCAACGCATGCCCTGGAAAAACGGCCTTGGCGTCACCGACCAGATTGATCTGGCTGCGTCCGAAATCAAAAGCAGTCAGCCCTATGCGTGGCGACTCAGCTCGGCTCTGGTCGCAGCCTCCAATCCATTTTCAATCTTTGAGGGATACAACCGCCTGCTTAGCGTGGTCGAAGGTGATGGCCTGATCTTGAATCAAAACCCGCTTCTGCCGTTGCAGGTGTGCGAATTTTCCGGTGATGACCATACAGATTGCCAGCTGATCGGTTCGCCAGTCAGGGATCTTGGGTTGATCTTCAATCCCAAAACCCACCGCGCACGCATGCAGTTTCACACTCTGCCAAACGTGAGCGAATCGGTCTTTTCCCTGCGTGAAGAAATTCAGTTTTTTTATGTAGTCCAAGGAAAGATGCGTATGGCGGGGCAAACCGCCGAAGCTCAAGACTGCTTCAAACTGACCCAGGAAACCCAGGTCAAAATCCAAAACACCGGAAGCGAGACCCTGGGGTATTACCAGATCTCGCTGTCCCACATTTAA
- a CDS encoding glycoside hydrolase family 13 protein — protein sequence MSEVQKNWWKEAVVYQVYPRSFKDSNGDGMGDLQGLISKLDYLKDLGINVIWICPMYKSPQDDNGYDISDYQDIHHEFGTMNDFDQLLQQAHARGMKLIIDLVVNHTSDEHPWFIESRSSKNNSKRDWYIWRDGKNGKEPNNWESIFSGSAWKFDDLTQQYFMHIFSSKQPDLNWENLDMRKAVYDMINWWLDKGIDGFRVDAISHARKEPGLADMPNPNNLEYVPSYDKHMNVNGIQEYLKDLCTNTFNKYDIMTVAEANGVSAENAEEWVGTAQKKFNMIIQFEHVGLWDANPERRVDLAKLKSVLGRWQKGLEGRGWNALFVENHDVPRITSKWGDVQNFWRESTTSIATMYFLMQGTPFIYQGQEIGMTNTVFAGPEDFNDVSAKNIFTIRRKQGATDAEITADLASASRDNARTPMQWDSSDQGGFTTGRPWLKVNPNYKSINVAAQDKDPNSVLNFYRNLISLRKAHPVFIYGIYEEVLGKHDQIYAYTRNDGKEKMLVMANMTGKPAKFDLPGISLSSANLLMANQSVADHHQITGGELRPFESRIYKIN from the coding sequence GTGTCCGAAGTTCAGAAGAATTGGTGGAAAGAGGCAGTCGTATATCAGGTTTATCCTCGCAGTTTTAAGGACTCCAATGGCGACGGCATGGGGGATCTGCAGGGATTGATTTCCAAATTGGATTACCTGAAAGATCTGGGCATCAATGTCATCTGGATCTGCCCGATGTATAAGTCCCCGCAGGACGACAACGGCTACGACATCAGCGATTACCAGGATATTCATCACGAATTCGGCACCATGAATGACTTTGACCAGCTTTTGCAGCAGGCTCACGCTCGTGGCATGAAATTGATCATCGATCTGGTTGTGAATCACACAAGTGACGAGCACCCTTGGTTTATTGAATCCCGCAGCTCTAAAAACAATTCCAAACGCGACTGGTATATCTGGCGTGATGGAAAAAATGGTAAAGAACCGAACAACTGGGAAAGTATTTTCAGCGGATCTGCGTGGAAGTTTGATGATCTGACCCAGCAGTACTTCATGCATATTTTTTCCAGCAAACAGCCGGATCTGAACTGGGAAAATTTGGACATGCGTAAAGCCGTCTATGACATGATCAACTGGTGGCTGGACAAGGGCATTGATGGATTCCGTGTCGATGCCATCAGCCATGCCCGCAAAGAGCCGGGACTTGCAGATATGCCCAACCCGAACAATCTTGAGTACGTGCCTTCTTATGACAAGCACATGAACGTGAATGGCATTCAGGAATATCTGAAAGACCTTTGCACCAACACGTTCAACAAGTACGACATCATGACCGTGGCGGAAGCCAACGGGGTGTCCGCCGAAAATGCCGAAGAGTGGGTGGGCACGGCTCAAAAGAAATTCAACATGATCATTCAGTTTGAGCACGTGGGCTTGTGGGATGCAAACCCGGAACGTCGCGTGGATCTGGCAAAACTGAAATCAGTTCTGGGCCGCTGGCAAAAAGGCCTTGAAGGCCGTGGCTGGAATGCCTTGTTCGTGGAAAATCACGATGTGCCTCGTATCACTTCCAAATGGGGCGATGTTCAGAATTTCTGGCGCGAAAGCACGACATCCATTGCGACCATGTATTTCCTGATGCAGGGGACGCCGTTCATTTATCAGGGGCAGGAAATCGGCATGACCAATACGGTCTTTGCAGGGCCTGAGGACTTTAACGATGTTTCTGCAAAAAATATTTTCACCATTCGCCGCAAGCAGGGCGCAACGGATGCGGAAATCACCGCAGATCTTGCCAGTGCTTCCCGTGACAATGCAAGAACGCCAATGCAGTGGGATTCTTCTGATCAAGGTGGCTTCACAACAGGGCGTCCGTGGTTGAAGGTGAATCCGAATTACAAGAGCATCAACGTGGCGGCTCAGGACAAGGATCCAAATTCAGTTCTGAATTTTTATCGCAATTTGATCAGTCTGCGCAAAGCTCATCCGGTGTTCATTTATGGAATCTATGAAGAAGTGCTGGGCAAGCATGATCAGATCTATGCTTACACCCGCAATGACGGAAAAGAGAAAATGCTGGTGATGGCCAACATGACGGGGAAGCCTGCGAAGTTTGATCTTCCGGGAATCAGCCTGTCTTCCGCGAATCTTTTGATGGCGAATCAGTCTGTGGCTGACCACCATCAGATTACAGGCGGAGAGCTTCGTCCATTTGAAAGTCGAATCTATAAAATCAATTAA
- a CDS encoding cation:proton antiporter, with protein MSVVVQVLLLLGCLLILLASIGGVKFPDTLTRMAAVSKSSTLGVVLLCAAAALHFGDVYMGGLLGLAALVLFLGIPVSSYLMGRVRVRNARIIPLQLKRNDLQSDEPSV; from the coding sequence ATGAGCGTCGTTGTGCAGGTGTTGTTATTGTTGGGATGCCTTTTGATTTTGCTGGCCTCGATAGGCGGAGTCAAGTTTCCGGACACCCTGACGCGAATGGCGGCGGTTTCGAAGTCGTCAACTCTGGGAGTGGTGCTTTTGTGCGCAGCTGCGGCTTTGCATTTTGGCGATGTCTATATGGGAGGGCTGTTGGGGCTGGCGGCTTTGGTGCTGTTCCTGGGCATTCCGGTATCTTCTTATCTGATGGGGCGTGTACGGGTGCGCAATGCCCGGATTATCCCATTGCAGCTGAAGAGAAATGATTTGCAGTCCGATGAGCCGTCAGTTTAA
- a CDS encoding monovalent cation/H+ antiporter complex subunit F, with product MIYVMIAALVLSSILAMYRCIKGPDWMDRVMTFDLLNNVSIASAVLYAVFSNSEEAVSLILVLAPLSFLSNTFFVFLLERKKDLS from the coding sequence ATGATATACGTGATGATTGCAGCCTTGGTGCTGTCGTCTATCCTGGCCATGTATCGCTGTATCAAGGGACCTGACTGGATGGATCGGGTGATGACGTTTGATCTGTTAAACAACGTATCCATTGCCTCGGCCGTGTTGTATGCGGTTTTCAGCAACAGTGAAGAGGCAGTTTCTTTGATTTTGGTTCTGGCGCCTTTATCGTTCCTTTCAAATACATTCTTTGTGTTCTTGCTGGAACGTAAAAAGGATCTGTCATGA
- a CDS encoding Na+/H+ antiporter subunit E encodes MMRLIWTLEVLLKFAWDFCVAVLQVVSWVFRPNRSMKPAIVRLPLDIKSEWGVWWLSLIIFLIPGSMVVRVRLDLGLLYVHLLHTDDADKDMQILKSRFEHKLRLILGEVKS; translated from the coding sequence ATGATGCGTTTAATTTGGACCCTGGAAGTGCTGTTGAAGTTTGCCTGGGATTTTTGTGTGGCCGTGCTGCAGGTTGTTTCCTGGGTGTTTCGTCCCAATCGCTCTATGAAGCCGGCAATTGTGCGGCTGCCTTTGGATATCAAAAGTGAATGGGGCGTCTGGTGGCTGTCGTTGATTATCTTTCTGATCCCCGGATCCATGGTGGTTCGGGTGCGCCTGGATTTGGGGTTGTTGTACGTGCACCTGTTGCACACCGATGATGCTGATAAGGACATGCAGATTTTAAAGTCCCGCTTTGAACACAAGCTGCGTTTGATTCTGGGGGAGGTGAAGTCATGA
- a CDS encoding complex I subunit 5 family protein, with protein sequence MIVAPVLISFVTAILTYLCRKNSILLRCVSLAGSVAALAASVHLFLRVEEGGIQTMQIGNWQAPFGISFSVGLLAGVMLVGSSLVALCGNMSMQALLNRQWELRGYYSLFHFMMMGVFGAFSTGDLFNLYVWYEVMLASSFFLVAMSRYRTSVTGAYKYAVLSILSSVAFLIGIAFIYNTAGSLDIVDLIQYQRTYGQNLGVVVGLCCLVMAFSVKSALFPFFFWMPAAYPVTLTAVAGVFAGFLTKVGVYSLLRILVPVAALPGSERLLPLLYVLALISMILGVLGALSRDNMKGILAFHSTSQVGYMVLGLSLGTSAGIAACVFYMIHHMLVKTNLFFSVAAMEKVTGTSFVSESGGLWKARPVLGAVFAFSALSLIGVPPLSGFWAKVLTLQAALVEERWLAVAMALAVSLLTLMSMLKIWNGVFWKPAVSSLPENDRQGRVRWLVVPLLTMTLLILAVGLGFQFLMSLTERMAQELMEGGLR encoded by the coding sequence ATGATTGTGGCTCCGGTTCTGATCAGTTTTGTGACGGCGATACTGACATATCTGTGTCGCAAGAATTCCATTTTGCTACGGTGTGTGTCTTTGGCGGGATCGGTTGCGGCCCTGGCGGCGTCAGTGCATTTGTTCTTGCGGGTCGAAGAAGGTGGCATTCAAACAATGCAGATCGGTAACTGGCAGGCTCCTTTTGGTATTTCATTTTCTGTGGGCTTGTTGGCAGGGGTGATGCTGGTTGGAAGTTCACTGGTGGCGTTATGTGGGAATATGTCCATGCAGGCACTTTTAAATCGGCAGTGGGAACTGCGCGGGTATTACAGTCTGTTTCATTTCATGATGATGGGGGTCTTTGGGGCCTTTTCCACCGGGGACCTTTTTAATTTGTATGTGTGGTATGAGGTGATGCTGGCGTCATCTTTTTTCCTGGTGGCGATGAGTCGTTACCGCACCTCGGTGACCGGGGCTTACAAATACGCTGTCTTAAGTATTCTTTCATCTGTGGCTTTTTTGATCGGCATTGCTTTTATTTATAATACCGCTGGCAGCCTTGATATCGTGGATCTGATTCAGTACCAGCGCACCTATGGCCAGAACCTGGGGGTCGTTGTCGGGCTGTGTTGTCTGGTGATGGCTTTTTCGGTGAAGTCCGCGCTGTTTCCGTTTTTTTTCTGGATGCCGGCGGCTTACCCTGTGACGCTTACTGCAGTGGCGGGAGTTTTCGCAGGTTTTCTGACCAAGGTGGGCGTCTATTCACTGTTGCGAATTTTGGTGCCGGTGGCGGCATTGCCAGGCAGTGAAAGACTGCTGCCGCTTTTGTATGTTCTGGCTTTGATTTCGATGATCCTGGGTGTGCTGGGGGCTCTTTCCCGTGACAACATGAAAGGTATTTTGGCTTTTCACAGTACTTCGCAAGTTGGTTATATGGTCTTGGGATTGTCATTGGGAACGTCCGCGGGAATTGCGGCATGTGTGTTTTATATGATTCACCACATGCTGGTGAAGACGAATTTGTTTTTCTCTGTCGCAGCGATGGAAAAAGTCACAGGCACTAGTTTCGTTTCTGAATCCGGCGGACTATGGAAGGCCCGTCCCGTGTTAGGAGCGGTATTTGCTTTCTCGGCCTTGTCGCTCATTGGTGTGCCACCACTTTCGGGTTTTTGGGCAAAGGTTTTAACCCTGCAAGCAGCCTTGGTGGAGGAACGCTGGCTGGCCGTGGCTATGGCCTTGGCGGTCAGCCTTTTGACTTTGATGTCGATGTTAAAAATCTGGAATGGTGTGTTCTGGAAACCGGCAGTTTCTTCACTGCCGGAAAATGACCGGCAGGGCCGGGTGCGCTGGCTGGTGGTACCCCTGCTGACGATGACTTTGCTTATCTTAGCGGTGGGTCTGGGCTTTCAGTTTTTGATGAGTCTGACAGAAAGAATGGCTCAGGAACTGATGGAAGGGGGCTTAAGATGA
- a CDS encoding sodium:proton antiporter yields MIDFLSLSIAMLFSAGVWLILSRDWLTLILGLSVLGHAVNLLILKSGGSQGDDHLSQALILTAIVIGLGMTAVLLVLASQGLKYSKSRDADFLPEDSE; encoded by the coding sequence ATGATTGATTTCCTCTCACTCAGTATTGCCATGCTTTTTTCGGCAGGGGTATGGTTGATCCTTTCCAGGGACTGGCTGACTTTGATTCTGGGCTTGAGCGTATTGGGCCATGCGGTGAATTTGCTGATTTTAAAAAGTGGCGGATCGCAAGGGGATGATCACTTAAGTCAGGCTCTGATTCTGACGGCGATCGTGATTGGTCTTGGCATGACGGCGGTTCTGTTGGTTCTGGCCAGTCAGGGGCTTAAGTATTCGAAATCCCGCGATGCGGATTTTTTGCCGGAGGATTCTGAATGA
- the mbhE gene encoding hydrogen gas-evolving membrane-bound hydrogenase subunit E, producing the protein MLFVLPYLGAFGESLKPFIEQSWPFPRDGLSDFFACIVTGIGVCVCVYAGTYFKTLERRRFFPLFFAFTGCMLGVLWADNIFVFYGFWEATGLCSFLLIGFKFTDPDVRKGAKQALVLNVAGGLCLLLALLMLSQASGSNSLLEILYGHTEYQHSQLSMLMIMIAAMIKSAQFPFHFWLPGAMVAPTPASCYLHSATMVKLGVFLLARFSPLFDKNLDWLMTLGFVGAATLIWGMIVSLTKTDLKQLFAWTTVSSLGGMCMLVGLHEAYSWKAFFSYILAHSFYKASLFMCVGNIDKQMGGRSLDHVSGLYRRMPLTSLALLMALGSMMGLPFSMGFLSKEYLFKSALALKFPGSFLVLALLGASIMSIVVGYRLIVVIFARQEDRQILHEVHVSMWGPPLLLATGGWMAGFFLADINKYFLNPVVSAIVLRDVDVNLEMWTGVNLALILSLISFGLGTVLAARYAGVVTKAAVWLKGLYKPSPRVGYMGTLAKKIMDRLQSGRLSFYILWMLMVPCLILPWVLPLQEYAPSLKTDELVLFQIIPFVLVVLGLIPILISVKPLLKVVGLGVVGIAISLFYLSVGATDLAMTQMAVETLSVVVLTLSLVFLRPNPSGFSILYRSVRGVVTAGAFVGALLLCGVMADGKLSSRVADFYRDNALPLGKGQNVVNVILVDFRAMDTLGEITVLGIVGMGVHFMLLRRRRLNLTLRPSSILHTSVRVMAPLFTLISLIILLRGHNTPGGGFIAGLVLAISFTFYGLVFGEEWARKVLVMKPVSWICAGLLVALAAGLAPLFLGKPFLTAVWLPGSLAFLGTPLLFDVGVYLLVLGMGTSLFFAFLRRDV; encoded by the coding sequence GTGCTGTTTGTCTTGCCGTATCTGGGAGCCTTTGGGGAAAGCTTAAAACCCTTCATCGAACAGTCCTGGCCTTTTCCCCGTGACGGGTTGTCAGACTTTTTTGCCTGCATTGTGACGGGGATCGGTGTGTGTGTCTGTGTGTATGCCGGTACTTATTTTAAGACCTTGGAACGGCGCAGATTCTTTCCGCTGTTTTTTGCATTCACCGGCTGCATGCTCGGGGTTCTTTGGGCTGATAATATTTTTGTATTCTATGGCTTTTGGGAAGCCACGGGATTGTGTTCATTTTTGCTGATCGGATTTAAATTCACCGATCCTGATGTTCGTAAAGGAGCCAAGCAGGCGCTGGTTTTAAATGTCGCAGGCGGGCTTTGTCTGCTTCTGGCTTTGTTGATGCTGTCACAAGCTTCGGGAAGCAACTCGTTGCTTGAAATTTTATATGGCCACACCGAATATCAGCACAGTCAGCTGAGCATGCTGATGATCATGATTGCTGCCATGATCAAGTCGGCACAATTTCCCTTTCACTTTTGGCTGCCCGGAGCCATGGTGGCGCCCACACCTGCCAGCTGCTATCTGCATTCAGCCACGATGGTAAAGCTCGGCGTGTTCTTACTGGCAAGATTCAGCCCTCTATTTGATAAAAATCTGGATTGGCTGATGACGCTGGGGTTTGTTGGAGCTGCAACCCTGATCTGGGGTATGATTGTTTCCTTGACCAAGACCGACCTGAAACAATTGTTCGCATGGACCACTGTCAGCTCACTGGGGGGGATGTGCATGCTCGTGGGATTGCATGAGGCTTATTCCTGGAAGGCGTTCTTTTCTTACATTCTGGCGCATTCTTTTTACAAGGCCAGTCTGTTCATGTGTGTGGGAAACATCGACAAACAAATGGGCGGGCGCAGTCTGGATCATGTATCGGGTCTTTATCGTCGTATGCCGCTGACGTCGTTGGCATTGTTGATGGCGCTGGGATCGATGATGGGTCTTCCATTCAGCATGGGTTTTTTAAGTAAAGAATATCTGTTCAAATCCGCACTGGCTTTAAAGTTTCCCGGGTCGTTTCTGGTACTGGCATTACTTGGGGCCAGTATCATGTCCATCGTCGTGGGTTATCGTCTGATTGTGGTGATCTTTGCGCGGCAGGAAGACCGTCAGATTCTGCATGAAGTCCATGTCAGCATGTGGGGGCCACCGTTGTTGTTGGCCACGGGTGGCTGGATGGCCGGGTTTTTCCTGGCAGATATCAATAAGTATTTTTTAAACCCCGTGGTGTCAGCCATCGTGCTTCGTGATGTGGACGTGAATCTTGAAATGTGGACCGGGGTGAATCTTGCGTTGATTCTGAGTCTGATTTCTTTTGGACTGGGAACAGTTCTTGCCGCCCGTTATGCCGGTGTCGTCACCAAGGCCGCCGTGTGGCTGAAGGGCTTGTACAAACCTTCACCACGCGTGGGTTATATGGGGACTCTCGCTAAAAAAATCATGGATCGCCTGCAAAGCGGGCGCTTGAGTTTTTATATTCTGTGGATGCTGATGGTGCCCTGCCTGATACTGCCATGGGTTTTGCCTTTGCAGGAATATGCGCCATCGCTGAAAACGGACGAGTTGGTTCTTTTTCAGATCATTCCGTTTGTGCTGGTCGTCCTGGGCTTGATTCCGATACTGATCAGTGTGAAGCCACTTTTGAAAGTGGTGGGTTTGGGAGTCGTCGGCATTGCGATCAGTCTGTTTTACCTCAGCGTGGGCGCCACGGATCTGGCCATGACTCAGATGGCGGTGGAAACACTTTCTGTTGTGGTCTTGACGTTGTCATTGGTTTTTCTACGGCCGAATCCGTCGGGCTTTAGCATTTTGTACCGAAGTGTGCGTGGGGTGGTGACGGCAGGGGCTTTTGTCGGCGCTTTGCTTTTGTGCGGTGTCATGGCTGACGGCAAGCTTTCTTCCCGAGTGGCGGATTTTTATCGGGATAATGCCCTGCCATTGGGGAAGGGGCAAAATGTCGTCAATGTGATTCTGGTCGACTTCCGGGCGATGGATACTTTGGGTGAAATCACGGTGTTGGGAATTGTCGGCATGGGTGTTCACTTTATGCTGTTGCGACGACGCAGACTGAATTTGACTTTGCGACCGTCCAGTATTTTACACACCTCCGTGCGGGTGATGGCGCCGTTATTCACTCTGATTTCTTTGATTATTCTTTTGCGGGGTCACAACACTCCGGGCGGAGGATTTATCGCGGGCCTGGTGCTGGCGATCTCGTTCACATTTTATGGTCTGGTATTTGGCGAGGAGTGGGCCCGCAAGGTGCTGGTGATGAAACCCGTCAGCTGGATCTGTGCCGGACTGTTGGTGGCCCTTGCTGCGGGCTTGGCGCCGCTGTTTTTAGGAAAGCCTTTTTTGACGGCGGTGTGGCTGCCCGGATCTTTGGCATTTCTGGGAACTCCCTTGTTGTTTGATGTGGGCGTTTATCTGCTGGTGCTGGGTATGGGAACAAGTTTGTTTTTCGCCTTTTTGAGGAGGGACGTATGA
- a CDS encoding DUF3943 domain-containing protein: MAFGLALLQLQGASASNFRNPASNLTPEPFYQSAPAAKDPVAELIENPYHKYFTKADIERISQQMREEERRKQRLIKGQLIMVDTRDQDACLKIQDQLISNRQFKAVNDVKGLCVQDNTKPIASVMVLRESDEIEWQREVDISGLTSDQSNLYTSTRNVALGAVGVAGLLYMMPESVTKWDKEKMKNLGKNWQENVKEGPVMDKDDWAINYIGHPYSGAIYYQVARHAGVGPMGSFGYSVLMSTFFWEYGVEAFAEKPSLQDLFITPIIGSIMGELFYRAEMKIQSNGGKVLGSKKLGSVLIVLMNPMGAFSDQMNKLFGSKVIKSASARWVMRRHTNSGGHPSVERAPIWGLELEFKF, from the coding sequence ATGGCATTTGGGCTGGCCCTGTTGCAATTGCAAGGCGCCAGCGCCAGCAATTTTCGTAACCCTGCCAGCAATTTAACACCAGAGCCGTTCTATCAATCCGCCCCAGCGGCCAAAGATCCAGTGGCAGAACTCATTGAGAATCCTTATCACAAGTATTTTACCAAAGCCGATATCGAACGAATCAGCCAGCAAATGCGTGAAGAAGAACGTCGCAAACAACGCTTGATCAAAGGGCAGCTGATCATGGTCGACACTCGTGACCAGGACGCTTGCCTGAAAATTCAGGATCAGCTGATCAGCAATAGACAATTTAAAGCCGTGAATGACGTCAAAGGCCTTTGTGTGCAGGACAACACTAAACCAATCGCCAGTGTGATGGTGTTGCGCGAATCCGACGAAATCGAATGGCAGCGTGAAGTGGATATCAGCGGCCTGACTTCAGATCAATCCAACCTTTACACCAGCACACGCAACGTGGCCTTGGGTGCCGTGGGTGTTGCGGGCTTGCTGTACATGATGCCTGAAAGCGTGACTAAATGGGACAAAGAGAAAATGAAAAACCTGGGCAAGAACTGGCAGGAAAATGTCAAAGAAGGCCCGGTGATGGACAAGGATGACTGGGCAATCAATTATATCGGCCACCCCTATTCCGGCGCTATCTACTATCAGGTGGCACGTCATGCGGGCGTGGGTCCGATGGGATCTTTTGGTTATTCCGTGCTGATGTCGACGTTCTTCTGGGAATATGGTGTGGAAGCCTTTGCTGAAAAGCCGTCTCTTCAGGATCTTTTCATCACACCGATCATTGGATCCATCATGGGTGAACTGTTCTATCGTGCAGAAATGAAGATTCAGAGTAATGGCGGGAAAGTCCTGGGCTCCAAGAAGCTGGGCTCGGTGCTGATTGTTCTGATGAACCCGATGGGGGCCTTCAGTGACCAAATGAACAAGCTCTTTGGCAGCAAGGTTATCAAAAGTGCCAGTGCACGTTGGGTCATGCGACGCCACACCAATTCCGGCGGTCACCCCTCCGTTGAGCGCGCGCCCATCTGGGGCTTGGAACTGGAATTTAAATTCTAA
- a CDS encoding HAD-IA family hydrolase, with product MKRSVFWIKPDKTKYGRYCPLYALSNTNLPHYEYIMKQFPVLKRFDRILTSFELGHRKPDSEIYLAAADEVGLSPSKIVFIDDSQANVDAAEKLGFRSFHSVNSVPATLEILQRQFSN from the coding sequence TTGAAGCGCTCGGTATTTTGGATAAAGCCCGACAAGACCAAATATGGTCGGTATTGTCCGCTGTACGCTCTTTCCAACACCAATCTTCCACATTATGAGTACATCATGAAGCAGTTTCCGGTTTTGAAAAGATTTGACCGGATTCTGACCAGTTTCGAGTTGGGACATCGAAAACCAGATTCCGAGATTTATCTGGCGGCGGCGGACGAAGTGGGATTGTCGCCGTCAAAGATTGTCTTTATCGACGACAGTCAGGCTAATGTGGATGCTGCGGAAAAATTGGGATTCAGATCATTTCATTCCGTAAATTCAGTGCCTGCCACTTTGGAAATCCTTCAGCGGCAGTTTTCAAATTAG
- a CDS encoding class I SAM-dependent methyltransferase produces the protein MEPNFESPQSELPQSPHENLLEADGAAFPSFWQNLQNQDVLLVGWGHGRLAESLIQAGNTLTCIETSLDLISKARDFTESHHMEMIHGDFLNFPDFSAQQFSAVVTSLVAEPIKDLTHLCQQAVTVLKNDGVFYLSEVHPESAPPANHIHDEEAITVAATQAGLDLQRTEIKYSMKDLKALIQMWEFRTS, from the coding sequence GTGGAACCAAACTTCGAATCCCCTCAGTCAGAACTGCCGCAAAGCCCCCATGAAAACCTGCTTGAAGCGGATGGGGCTGCATTTCCCTCATTCTGGCAGAATCTGCAAAATCAAGATGTACTTTTGGTGGGCTGGGGTCATGGCCGTCTGGCTGAAAGCCTGATTCAGGCAGGCAACACTCTGACCTGCATTGAAACCTCTTTGGATTTAATTTCCAAAGCCCGGGACTTTACAGAGTCCCATCACATGGAAATGATTCATGGGGACTTCCTGAACTTTCCGGATTTCAGTGCTCAGCAATTTTCCGCAGTGGTGACCAGTCTGGTTGCAGAACCAATCAAGGATCTTACCCATTTATGCCAGCAAGCAGTGACGGTACTGAAGAATGACGGAGTATTCTATCTGTCTGAAGTCCATCCCGAATCAGCTCCCCCCGCCAATCACATTCACGACGAAGAAGCCATTACCGTGGCGGCCACGCAGGCAGGCCTTGATCTGCAGCGCACTGAAATCAAATACAGCATGAAAGACTTGAAAGCTCTGATTCAAATGTGGGAGTTTCGCACCTCGTGA
- a CDS encoding isochorismatase family cysteine hydrolase — translation MLRTSQTWTSQNTEMKPNEVLSCRRVALLIIDMINTFDFPQGADLARLALPVAKKIQKLKVRLRKHRIPVIYLNDNFGQWRSDWKEVFNLCTQSDCLGKDIAEILHPADDDFFILKPRHSGFFNTNLDVLLKELGVQKLIITGVAGNICVLFTANDAHMRDFKVWIPQDCVASNTKKENVGALTQMKTVLDVSISASHEVRNSHI, via the coding sequence ATGCTGCGCACGAGTCAGACTTGGACAAGCCAAAACACTGAGATGAAGCCCAATGAGGTCCTTTCGTGTCGCCGGGTCGCTCTTTTGATTATCGATATGATTAACACCTTTGATTTTCCTCAAGGGGCGGACCTGGCGCGACTGGCTTTGCCCGTGGCAAAAAAGATTCAGAAGCTGAAAGTTCGTCTGCGCAAGCATCGAATTCCGGTTATCTATTTAAACGACAACTTCGGGCAGTGGCGATCGGACTGGAAAGAGGTATTCAATCTATGTACACAGTCGGACTGTCTGGGAAAGGATATTGCAGAAATTCTGCATCCCGCAGATGATGACTTTTTTATCCTGAAGCCCCGGCATTCCGGGTTCTTTAATACCAATTTGGATGTGCTTTTAAAAGAGCTCGGGGTGCAGAAACTGATCATCACCGGCGTCGCGGGCAATATCTGTGTTTTATTTACGGCGAACGATGCCCACATGCGGGACTTTAAAGTTTGGATTCCGCAGGACTGTGTGGCTTCGAATACCAAAAAAGAAAACGTCGGCGCCTTAACGCAGATGAAGACTGTTCTGGATGTCAGTATTTCGGCGTCTCACGAGGTGCGAAACTCCCACATTTGA